A region of the Aphelocoma coerulescens isolate FSJ_1873_10779 chromosome 7, UR_Acoe_1.0, whole genome shotgun sequence genome:
GCACACTCCAAACGCATCCCTGCCCTcctcaccacccccacccccccaaggTATCAAAACAGCCACCAAACCCCAGCCGCAGCATCCCAAAATCTCCAAAATTCCCTCTGGTGTCCTCTCCGGTGGGTGTTTGCCCAAGCCGTGCCCGGGTCAGGCAGGGAAGGAGCGGAGCAGCCGGCACGGGGATGTTGGGGTCACAGTGGGAGCGCACGAGGAAGGGACAAAGGGAGCGAGGCGACAAAAGCCATcggtggtttgggatggaattGCCTCTGGCAGCTCCGGAGAGAAGGATTCTGGAGATGGGATGTGCCCCAGCTCGGGGTGGGAATgcacagggaaggggcagagcgGCGGTGTCACCCCAAGTTCAGCTGCAGAAGCTCAGCCCGGTGTGGTCACACGGGGGGATGATCCCAGATTTATCAGGGAAGGGCAAAACTATGAAAATGAAGGTGGAGAAAGGGCCTTTTGGAGCCACGGGATGCTTTGGAATCTTAAAGGCCCTCCAGTTCCActttctgccatgggcagggacacctcccactatcccaggctgctccaagccccaatgtccaacctggccttggacactgccagggatccaggggcagccacagctgctctgggcaggaaaaggcagagccatccatccatccagccagccagccagctcctgctgtggaCCATGGAAAATGAGAAGGACAGAGAGCACCAAACTCCTCCTGAGCAGGACAGAGAGCACCAAACACATCCTGAGAAGGACAGAGGGCATCAAACACATCCTGAGAAGGACAGAGAGCACCAAACTCCTCCTGAGCAGGACAGAGGGCACCAAACACATCCTGAGCAGGACAGAGGGCACCAAACACATCCTGAGCAGGACAGAGAGCACCAAACTCCTCCTGAGCAGGACAGAGAGCACCAAACTCCTCCTGAGAAGGACAGAGAGCATCAAACACATCCTGAGCAGGACAGAGAGCACCAAAACATGTCCTGAGAAGGACAGCACCAAAACTCCTCCTGAGCAGGACAGACAGCACTAAAACTCCTCCTGAGCAGGACAGAGAGCACCAAACACATCCTGAGCAGGACAGAGGGCACCAAACTCCTCCTGAGCAGGACAGAGAGCACCAAACTCCTCCTGAGCAGGACAGAGGGCACCAAACACATCCTGAGCAGGACAGAGGGCACCAAACACCTCCTGAGAAGAACAAAGAGCACCAAACACCTCCTGAGAAGAACAAAGAGCACCAAACACCTCCTGAGCAGGACAGAGGGCACTGAAACACCCTGAGCAGCCAAACCACAGCCAAGCCGGGAGCGGGGGACAGGGCAGGCCGAAGGGCAGTGCCCCATGCCCTCGTAACGGGCGCTCCGCTCCCAGCCAGCGctcccagctggcagcagcacagggaggagatTTCCCGACACGCCAGACAAGGAATGAGTCACGTCTGCTTTAAGGCGAGTCCTGAGTCCgacctgcagctcttccagCCAGGATAAGGTTAATGGCTCCGCTCGGAGTAACCCGAAACTcggcacagccacctccaacTCCCTTGGACTTGGGAGGTCCCGGTTTTGGGGGCAGAAAAtgccctgcagccccacagTCTGCTTTTGTTCGCCGGGAAATTGTGCAGCTCGATGCCATCAGCGCATTCCCGAGGAGGGGGAAACATTCCCGAGGAGGGGGGGACACGTTCCCAGATCCGGATCAGGCCATGGAGGCACAGAGCGGAGGTTgtagggaaaagggggtgaggTTCCCACGCAGCTCcatccccttttccttccccagtcCCTCCGCGGTTGCTGTCACCTCGTCCTCAGCCCCGAGGTCACCCAGGGACTGCCAcagctccctgagcagcagccgAAGGTGCCCCAGGGGTGTCACAGCCCGGCGGCACTGCTGATTTTTCGGGGCAGAGCACTTGAATCAGCATCCTCTGCCCCCCCAGGACCACCAGCACCATTTGCTGCCCTGGAACTCCAGCCCTTGTGTTTGTTTGTCCCTCTGCTCCTTCAGTTTGGGTCTTTGCTCAAGTCGAGGTGCCCCGTGCTGAGGGGTGAAGCTTTTCTTTGGGCTTTTCCCCTAAAAAAAGCCAAGTGACCCTGGCTGAGGCCACATCCCCAGGCCCACAGGGCAGAACTTGACCCCCCACTCAATAATATTCAATattattctaatattaaggTATTTAAACAGTCATAATCAATATAATATTCCTATAATTAAAAtgatattaatatttattaatattcaaGATTATCACCATTATGTCATTGCAAAtacactgaaatccccctttaTTCCCCTCACAGGGGGCTACTGCTACTTCCCCACGCCCattatttcatattttgctataaaatgagtaaaatggccattttcaccccaaagtGGCACCAGAACTGGTTCCAAGGGGGCTGTTTCCCAGGAAAAGAAGCCCAGGAATGTGGTTTAACCTGGATATCTCTGCTTGCTGTGGGGTTCAGGTCTGGCTGAAGGGGGCTTTGCTCATCCTGGCCTCATTCCCATGGGATCCCAGTGCTGGTGCCACCTCCAGAGCAGGACAGGTGAccatggcagagcagggagcaaCCTGGAAGGATTCACCCCGTTCCCACAGGTGAAAACCAGGGAATTCCTTGCCAACCTCCACAGCCAAATTGCAAGGGAAGGAGATTTAGGAGCAGAATTCCCAGAGTTTTTGACACAGTTCCAGGGAAGAGCCGGAGCTGGCAGGATTTGGTGCTGCTGAGAGGTGGGTGGAAGGCTAAAAACCCATTTCCCCACTTGGAATTCCTCCTTCACAGATCCTTTGGAAAACTCGGTGAGATCTTTTCTCACCTCCTCAGCTTCCTTCTCATCCTCCAAGCTCATTTAGGGGAggataaaataaaccaaacttGGCACAACATTCCTCCTTTATCCCTGCAGGGCTCTCGTGCCAGATCCTGAGGATCAGGATCCGAGGTCGTTTTGGACACTTGAGGACCTGCTGGGAAGATGAAGGAGCTGAAGGGGCTGcaggaaaatatattaaaaaaaaaagtttaaaatattcCGTTTGAGCTTTTAAAttggcagcagccacagctgcagcttcagcCTCTCCAGGGCTTTTTCTGGAAGGCTGGCACAAGAGTGGGATGAGATGGAgaatccctggaaaaaaaaggttattaaTCTTTTGGTTTAGGAAAGGAGTTTGGTTGGAAGAAACCAAATGAGCTGAGAATTAATATTTACTTGATTTTCAGCAAATAATCCCTCCCTTAGGAGAGGCTACGTGAGGATGAGGCAAAGAAATGTCAGGACttgaccccaaatccaccaaaaTCCACTACTGAGTCCCAAAATAACCACAGAGCTTTAAGCCACCACCAGTCTGAGCGGAACAACCCCAAAATATCCATCAAACAGCCCAACTCTGGACCATTAAGTCTGGTTTTATCTCCTTTCTGGACATGGTTTAAGAGTCCTTTAACAGCACCTTCCTAATCCATCCCATTTGAGCTGTGACCACGCCACTCTTGGGAGTGACCCAGGAGCACCAGGAAACATCAGAAGGGTCAAAAATTCCTACAGAATTTGGGGGAACTCAAAAGCAAAactggaagcagcaggaaggaacatTCCTATTCCTCAGTCTCAGCAGGAGCCTGGGAACAGCAGCTCAGAGGGAGCAGAGGATCCACAAAGCCCAGGAGGAGGTTTGCAGCTCGTGCAGGATTTCCTGCCCTGCCAAGCTGGGgtgaaatcccaggaaaagcagcaggagcctgggGTGGGACCACAGGGGCTGGGATGAAGACAAAAGCACCatgaggaagaaggaagagtgGCCCAACTGCTCCTCCAGCATTTGCAGCTCTGATAAAGGTGCCAAAAACCCTCCAAGAGGAACCACGAATTGGGAGCTGTCCTTTATGGAAAGAGATTCCAAGGAGGAATGAGTGGATCTGTTCCTGCTGACTCTGGACCAGCGACCCACGAGCTCTGTTTAAACCCAGCAGCCAAGGGCTCCTCAGCCTGGCACAGATGGAGACACCAAAGCTCAAACCAAAGGTGGCAATGACAGGGAGGGTTTGGGCAGGAGGGTAACTAATTAATTAATGAGGGGTTAATTAcagcacctgcagagctgctgggctgtcAGGAGCAGCAAAGAACCATCAGGGCAGTGCCAAGGAACAACTGCTGGGAATTCTGAGATGGAGAGTGGCACAGGGAGACAATTCCAAGCTTTCCTGCCTGGACTGACAGCGGGAGAAGCCCTTGGGAGGGGAGGATGAGCTGCAGGTTCTGTGTCCCACAGGAGCCTCACGCTGGGCAGGACAACTCGGAATTCCAAGGAACTCCCAGCGCTGGCAGCAACGGGAACATCTCTCAGCTGGGAATGAGTTTTGCTGCATGTCTGGCAAAGAACAACCTGAAAGCTGAatttgaaaatgtgaaaattcaGCTTGagaggcaaagcaaagcaacccCCACTCGTTTGCTTTGCTCCTCTGCCTCCGGCATTTTTGGGAAACAACTCGGAGAAGGAACCCACAGCAAAGGGGGAAATTTAATGCCCAAAAGGGGCTGTTGCAAGAGAAAGATCCCTGTTTAAATCCCAGACATTCCTGGCCGGGAGCTCAGCACAATGAAGCCCCAAAACCACACAATTATTAATGATTTCCACCAcaagaaaattcctttttttgttgttttttaattcaaaggaaaaaaaaaaaaggtattttaataAATACTGCAGAAACATTAACCAAACATACAAAGTGACttcaacaattaaaaaaaaaaagtaatgaatGTCCTGCTTTATAACAGTTATAACTTATTTTTTCCACaatatttaaatacagaaagaagCACTTACCAGCTATTTTGTAATACTGCCCTAAGAGCACTGTTGCATCAATTAAAAGCTTATTATGgtcaaaaatgtctttttttttttttttttggtgggaaatAAccagaatgggaatgggatttttttttttttgtcttcttttctcAGATGAAACAAAGTGCTGGCAACACACAGAACCGAGTTTGAATTCTGAGCTCACCTTTACCTTTGCACGAGTGAACAGAGCTTTTAACACTTCAAAAACGAAGCATCACCCTTGGCAATGAAATGCTTGTCCTCCACAAGCAGCAACCAGCCCGGTCAGAGCTTTGGCTCCTTCCTCTGGGAGAAGCTGGGTGGGTCAGGAAGAGTTGCAAACCATTGGAAAAGCTGATTTAATTCAGTgtaacaacagcaaaaagggaTTGGACTGAACCAGTTCACCCCATTTCAGGGCTGGGGGTTCGGTACTTTCATGTTAATCCTAAAACTAAGGGCAGCATCCAGTTCCCACAGGGGACCCCTTAAGGCCTCACAGTTCCTCAGACcccatttcctccccaaaatGAGGAGCATCACAAAAGGCTCTGCTGGCTCATTTGCAGGTTTTTGAggggtattttcttttttttttttttgcagtgaacCACATCCCAGACCAGCACTTGTCTGCAGCTTTCTCCGGGATCCACGGgctctccagctcctgggagaagcccagggggttttggggcttccCCAGGTGGGCAGTAAGGCTTAAGGAATGATCAGGGCTGGAAAACTACGGATCATTTGCCATCACAGCTCTCAGCACCTTCCACTTGAACCTACAGCAAGGTGGCCACACAGAACAGCAGGACTGGGCACCATTTCCACTCCACAGCACAACCACAAAGAGGAACAGCCGAGTcagagccctgctgggctggtttgcccccactcccccccccacccaccaAAATTTGATCCATCTCGTTTCCACGGAAATTCTGGGAATCCACAAACAGCTGTCTTCATTCCCAACATGCTCCAACATGGATCAGGAAGGCAAAACTCCAGACTTCTCCCCAGTTTTCCTCTAGGTGACACACAGGCCTCGGTATCCTCTCCATTTTCACAATcagctacttaaaaaaaaaaaaaaaagggatcatATCCTTTGGAAAACCAACTCTAAGGTCACGGGGATAGTTCCTTAATGAGAAGGGAGTATTAATaacatcttcattaaaaaaaaatcccattaaagtATTATTTGAATGAAATCAAAGTGGTGGCATCCAGGAGCAGGGCGTTACTAAAAGAAACAAGCGCTGTCCATGACATCTCTCCTTTGCAGGGCTCTTTTCCCAAtcactcttctctctcttctctcagcACATTCAaacattttcccttttattatcatttttttggCATTGTCTTCAACAGAAATTCCTGATGCCGCCTCTCTCAGAGCctcttcttcctgctgctcagTCCTTAAGTACAGTCTCACACAACAGGAGAAGCCTCCGTGAAAGCACTGGCAAAGCCCTCATTAAACACCCCGTGGCTGTGACTTCATTGAGCTCCAACCCCTCCTGgatcctcttcttcctcctccccctcctcctccaggcaATCCCAGCTCCTTCACATCACCGTGCAACTCTTTGCTTTGTCCTTTCTCAAGTCCGTGGCCACTGTGGACAGTTCTGGCCTGCCAGGCATGTGTGAAATTCGCTTTGTGGCCCTCTGAGATTTGTTTCGTTtcacatttttgtttgttttgttcacACACGCCAGGGTGGCGACGTGAAAAATGTCTCTGACACTGTTTTCTGACTGTAAGGCTGAGCATTCGATGTATGTGGCTGCTCCAATCTGTTTGGCCATATTTGCaccctgaggggaaaaaagaacatgTGATCAATACCAAGTTGTGCAGAGAGCCTGAGCAAGCCTCACAATTCCAGCTCAGTGTCGTTTCCCTGGAAAACCCAAAGCTCCCACAGCTGATTTGGGAAAATAAACAGAGCTTTCCTTCCAGGAGGAGTTAAAGAAGTGTCCAAGCCTTATCTCCTGTGCTGATAAGCACAAACTGGGAGAGAAGAGCAGCTCAGTGACTGCAAACAACTGGGAAAAGCCAGGGGAGGCTGAGTGGGGCCTGTTCAGCAGTTTCATCATAACCTGAATCCAGGAATTTCCTGGAAAATCTGGCAGCTTCCAGACTGAAGCTTGAAATCTCCAAAGATAAAATGTATTCTGTGCCTTAAAAGAAcatccagctgctcctgacctGGAGCAGAGTCCCTGTtacagctccaggaagagggcAAAGTTCTTAGGGAAATGTGCTCTGGAATGGTTCTATCAACTTCCTGATAgggaacagggggaaaaaacccagaaaaggaCATGAGGGGTTGTAGGAGTCCATCTTTTTTGACTTTAAGAAGTCAAAGCAGGGATAtttgctccagcagcacaaggcaaaCAAGCCAACATGTGACAGATGACAACAGCCCAGTACCCCAAGGTGGATTTTGCTACCAGAACACAATACAGCATTATGTGCAAAAGTGGGAGCTGTTCCAAGGGAATTTTCTTTCTGAGGGATGAATCTTTACTAAGTTACGAAATCCAACCACATCCTTGATGTGCTGCTCCTCACAtatccctgagctgctgctgcctgctccagtGCCAGGCTGATGGCACCAATCCCTGGGGATGCAGCCTCCTGTTTGCCCTGCAGTGATGCAGCCACCTTATCATCGGGAAGGAGGAGAGGCTGATAAGGGAGCAGGTGCTTGTAGGATGAGCCCTCCCCACAGTTAAACATCTCAGCCTGTACTGAGCTGAGCCTCAGCAATGTTTGCTCAGGTGTAGCTCCCtgggaggctggagcagggtgtcACCAGCACGTCCTCgtcctcccagcccttcctgaGGGAGCTCAGAGGAATGGGAAAGCTCTGATCCCACAGAGGCTTAGCCAGGcaaggggatttttagaagaagcTGTGTGTCCCTTGTGTTCAGCTGAGTCCTGCTCCTCGGGGGTACAGGCTGAGCTGtgaatccagggaaaaaaatccacctgCCACCTGATTTTTGATCCCTCTCATGGAACGACTCGGGGATTTTACTGAAGTGCTGCCATTTTCCAGTGTAAACATGCTGCATCCTTAGCAACCCCAcatcaggagctgctggtttggaAAACATGAGGGATAAAACATCCCAAACTGGCTGCTAGCACAGGCTAAAGACACTGAGGTGACTCGTGGAGGTGCCACTGTCCCTCCCACAGGGTGTAGCTGCCACAAGCACCGTGATTCAGCGGCCATGAATGATCCCACACATGTGAGTAATAAAGGGAAGTTCACCTCAGAGCCCAGTTTCCCTGTTCCCTACATCCTGCTCTCTCTCCCATGACCTGATTCCTTTCCCTTTCACCTCAGCTTCTCTCATGCCTGGCTCCGAATTTCTCACTCCCCCAAGAGCAAAGAACTCATCAAGAATGAAGATGCCTTCTGGCTTTGCTGCACATCCAGAGGGAGGGACAAGGTGTTTTTTAAGGAGTTGGAGACAGATTAGATTCCAATATAATGTCATGATTCTAAAGTCAAGCCAACATTATTCAAATCTGAAGTCTGCAGACAGCAATTTTACCAATTTGTCAGTGAATAAACAGGATGTGTCACCTTTCAGCCACATCTTTGGTGCATGCAGGCATAGAAAAGCAGGAAGTTTTTTTTACAACTCACCTAAAAAGCAATTTGCAAGCAAAAAGGCAACAATTTATGAGGTTTAAAGGgatgattttatgatttcttGTGGGGCTGCAGGATTTCCTTTAGCCCTAAATAGCTTCTAAATCCATCTCCACCCACACCAGAGGTGCAAATCTGCCTTTCAGGCTGCACTCGTGGCATCACGAGGGAGAAGTTGGCCACAGTGAGGGCTCCAGTGACAGAAAAGAGGTTGATCTTCCCCCCTGAAGGACAAAAAAAGGAGGTGGCTCATACCTGGTCGTAGGACACAGGGGTCTGCCTGTGGTTGGAGAGCTCCACCAGCGTGCTGACGTCGGTGCGCAGGTCCGACTTGCAGCCCACCAGAAGCATCTTGGTGTTGGGGCAGAACTCCTGGATTTCACCTTTCCACTGGAAAATCAGAAGTTGTTGAATGTTTAAACCCAAAGAAGCAATGGGTGCAAGCAGAGGTTTGAGAAGTCCTGACATTCCCTGCTGCAATGGTTTTATGTAATGGCTGTGTTTGCCTTCAAGGTAATTTTTGAAGGCACCGGCTCCAGCAGAACCTGGCCAAGGATGAAATCTTCCTATCTCACACACTCATGAATTCCACGGGCTTACTAATCAGGAGGGAATGAGATTGTTTACCCACATGAGCAAAggtttgcagagctgctgtttctcacacccagccccagccaggtgCAGAATTGGTGTCCCcaccttcagcagctcctcaagACACGGCTGCAGAGGCAGCTCCTGTACAAGCACAATGTTAGCAGGGCTACATGGGGGTTTACTGCTGCATTCTCACACCTAAAACTACACAAACCTGCCCAAAGTGAACCAGCAACGAGCCCTTCAGACAGAACTTGGGAGAAATTCATTGCCTTCCACCCTTTCCACAAGACTACGTTGAAAACTCAATGCCAAAAACTTCACAGCATAAACTAAACAGATGATATTCCCTAAAATTCAGGACTACAATTTGGGTTTAAAATCATATTAAGAAAAAACTCTTGCAGAA
Encoded here:
- the RND3 gene encoding rho-related GTP-binding protein RhoE, whose amino-acid sequence is MKERRASQKLSSKAVMDPNQNVKCKIVVVGDSQCGKTALLHVFAKDCFPESYVPTVFENYTASFEIDTQRIELSLWDTSGSPYYDNVRPLSYPDSDAVLICFDISRPETLDSVLKKWKGEIQEFCPNTKMLLVGCKSDLRTDVSTLVELSNHRQTPVSYDQGANMAKQIGAATYIECSALQSENSVRDIFHVATLACVNKTNKNVKRNKSQRATKRISHMPGRPELSTVATDLRKDKAKSCTVM